A genomic segment from Lignipirellula cremea encodes:
- a CDS encoding ABC transporter ATP-binding protein, with protein sequence MIQVRELVKSYEDIRSGPFTAVAGVSFSASCGQIYGLLGPNGAGKTTVLRILSTVLRPTLGSVRVNGFDVLTQPSLVRRHIGFVSTNTAVYDRMTAWEMVEYFGRLFGLEDDLLHDRMEHIFKRLKMMEIRDMLGAKMSTGMKQKVSIARAIVHDPPVLVFDEATSGLDVLVARALLDTVSELRDQGKCVIFSTHIMREAERLCDRVAIMHRGHILAEGPLEELAERHEQDDLEELFFQLISEREEAHSKAAGCK encoded by the coding sequence ATGATACAAGTGCGAGAACTCGTAAAATCCTACGAAGACATCCGTTCGGGCCCGTTTACCGCGGTCGCCGGAGTGTCGTTTTCCGCCAGTTGCGGACAGATCTATGGGCTGCTCGGCCCCAATGGCGCGGGCAAAACGACCGTCCTGCGGATCCTGAGCACGGTGCTGCGCCCCACCCTGGGCAGTGTCCGTGTGAATGGTTTCGATGTGCTGACCCAGCCCTCCCTGGTGCGGCGGCATATTGGTTTCGTGTCGACCAACACGGCCGTTTACGACCGGATGACGGCCTGGGAAATGGTCGAGTACTTTGGTCGCCTGTTCGGCCTGGAAGACGACCTGCTGCATGACCGGATGGAACACATTTTCAAACGGCTGAAAATGATGGAAATCCGAGACATGCTTGGCGCCAAAATGTCGACCGGCATGAAACAGAAGGTTTCCATCGCCCGCGCCATTGTGCATGACCCGCCAGTTTTGGTGTTTGATGAGGCGACCTCCGGACTGGACGTGCTGGTCGCCAGGGCGCTGCTCGACACGGTGTCTGAACTGCGCGACCAGGGGAAGTGCGTGATTTTTTCCACGCACATCATGCGGGAAGCAGAAAGGCTGTGCGACCGGGTCGCCATCATGCACCGCGGACACATTCTGGCGGAAGGGCCGCTGGAGGAACTGGCCGAAAGACACGAACAAGACGACCTGGAAGAGCTGTTCTTTCAGCTAATCTCCGAGCGCGAAGAAGCACACTCGAAAGCGGCAGGTTGCAAATGA